In the Streptomyces sp. 840.1 genome, one interval contains:
- a CDS encoding GNAT family N-acetyltransferase, with translation MDDPEIRRRRDDDLKACVEALATVYEADRYPARWPDDPAGWLTPEGLVDAWAAWDGTHVLGHVALTRTGPAMAAEAGLAPDRLASVSRLFATASARRRGVASALLSTASAAAAAAGRRPVLEVEDGGGAAVRLYENAGWRLVSSRVGDWTTADGRTALLRTYIAPAAAAR, from the coding sequence ATGGATGATCCGGAGATCCGCCGACGCCGCGACGACGACCTGAAGGCGTGCGTCGAGGCACTGGCCACGGTGTACGAGGCGGACCGCTACCCGGCCCGGTGGCCGGACGACCCGGCGGGCTGGCTGACCCCCGAGGGGCTGGTCGACGCCTGGGCGGCCTGGGACGGCACGCACGTGCTGGGGCATGTCGCGCTCACCCGGACCGGCCCCGCCATGGCGGCGGAGGCCGGGCTCGCGCCGGACCGACTGGCCTCGGTGTCACGGCTGTTCGCCACGGCGTCGGCGCGGCGGCGCGGAGTGGCGAGCGCGCTGCTCTCGACCGCGTCGGCCGCCGCCGCGGCCGCCGGCCGGCGGCCGGTCCTGGAGGTGGAGGACGGCGGCGGCGCGGCGGTCCGGCTCTACGAGAACGCCGGCTGGCGGCTCGTCTCGAGCCGCGTGGGCGACTGGACGACGGCCGACGGCCGGACGGCGCTGCTGCGCACGTACATCGCACCGGCGGCTGCGGCGCGGTAG